From a region of the uncultured Desulfatiglans sp. genome:
- a CDS encoding conserved hypothetical protein (Evidence 4 : Unknown function but conserved in other organisms), producing MRSIIKRLGTPQTILVLPIFMLSAAGCAAIALRSTPSLWEHMNRAIFEECDPELARGALPAQLKLLEGLLGEAPGYDRLLDTLCMGFAGYAMLFVEDEEPARAAPLYARASRYGFKGLGFEVSLPETPPPPLERVLPRNPSNAERRDESLFWATLAWFSWLNLNRDLPDALVQLPVAQDYLAHFLDRNPGLFHGTPYLLAAMQEAAKPPLLGGNLDHAAAFFEKGMAVRNGRFFLAPYLYAREYAVKTQNRDLFTQLLEGIIQDDPRVLEDVCLINAVVQEKARTLLSRRQELFF from the coding sequence ATGAGGTCAATCATAAAAAGGCTCGGCACCCCTCAGACGATCCTGGTGCTTCCCATCTTCATGCTGAGTGCAGCGGGCTGCGCGGCCATTGCGCTCCGAAGCACGCCTTCCCTCTGGGAGCACATGAACCGCGCCATCTTCGAAGAATGCGATCCGGAGCTCGCGCGCGGGGCGCTCCCCGCACAGCTGAAACTCCTCGAAGGGTTGCTCGGAGAGGCGCCGGGCTACGATCGGCTTCTGGATACCCTCTGCATGGGTTTTGCCGGGTACGCCATGCTTTTTGTCGAAGACGAGGAGCCGGCACGTGCAGCACCGCTTTACGCCCGGGCGAGCCGATACGGGTTCAAGGGGCTGGGCTTCGAGGTGTCCCTGCCGGAAACGCCCCCGCCTCCCTTGGAAAGGGTGCTCCCAAGGAACCCCTCGAACGCTGAACGAAGGGATGAATCCCTTTTCTGGGCGACTCTCGCATGGTTCAGCTGGCTCAACCTCAACCGGGACCTTCCGGACGCGCTGGTGCAGCTCCCCGTTGCGCAGGATTATCTCGCTCATTTCCTCGATCGAAACCCCGGCCTGTTTCACGGGACGCCCTACCTGCTCGCTGCGATGCAGGAGGCGGCCAAGCCCCCCCTGCTTGGGGGAAACCTCGATCATGCCGCCGCCTTCTTCGAGAAGGGGATGGCGGTCCGAAACGGCCGGTTTTTTCTGGCACCCTATCTGTATGCGCGCGAATATGCTGTGAAGACGCAGAATCGGGATCTCTTCACCCAGTTGCTGGAAGGGATCATCCAGGACGACCCCAGGGTTCTCGAGGACGTGTGCCTGATCAATGCTGTCGTACAGGAAAAAGCCCGGACGCTGCTCTCCCGCCGGCAGGAACTCTTCTTCTAG